In the Deltaproteobacteria bacterium genome, one interval contains:
- a CDS encoding GGDEF domain-containing protein, which produces MTDKNSNRSKKDTAKKLLNIESKNRLSSDSIESLSETPELLKEYLDFSIANTFSELMFRLTHEIYKEDKAKKLWDNIVRHRQNIKSILGRDAGILVTALDYLTNVSGDLISPKIIEDRRIEEAALMATRDHLTGLYLRSVFDFSIERLYKEHKRYGKTLSLLMIDIDNFKKINDKFGHQSGDRVLKEVGKIVLETMREADFPARYGGEEISIILPDTSEDKAIIIAERLRKKVKKYFSSEPEITISLGVSSNMDLAISGIDMIRFADKALYAAKLKGKNRVQAWHG; this is translated from the coding sequence TTTTAAACATAGAATCTAAAAATCGACTAAGTTCCGATTCAATCGAATCCTTGAGTGAAACTCCTGAGTTACTGAAAGAATACCTGGATTTTTCAATTGCAAATACATTTTCTGAATTGATGTTCAGGTTGACTCATGAAATATATAAGGAAGATAAAGCTAAAAAACTTTGGGATAATATTGTAAGGCATAGACAAAATATAAAATCAATACTTGGTCGTGATGCAGGGATTTTAGTAACGGCCCTGGATTATTTAACAAACGTTTCAGGAGATTTAATAAGCCCCAAAATCATTGAGGACCGTCGTATTGAAGAAGCCGCCTTAATGGCAACAAGGGATCATTTAACGGGCTTATATTTAAGAAGTGTTTTTGATTTTTCAATTGAACGTCTTTACAAAGAGCATAAGAGATATGGGAAAACGCTCTCTCTCTTGATGATAGATATTGATAATTTCAAAAAAATTAATGACAAATTTGGACATCAATCCGGAGACAGGGTGCTAAAAGAGGTTGGCAAAATAGTTTTGGAAACCATGAGAGAGGCTGATTTTCCGGCAAGATATGGTGGTGAAGAAATAAGCATCATCTTGCCTGATACTTCAGAGGACAAGGCAATTATCATTGCAGAGAGATTGAGAAAAAAAGTTAAAAAATATTTTTCTTCAGAGCCGGAAATAACAATTAGCCTCGGTGTTTCATCAAATATGGATTTAGCCATTAGCGGAATCGATATGATCAGGTTCGCAGATAAAGCGCTATATGCAGCGAAATTAAAAGGAAAAAACCGTGTTCAAGCCTGGCATGGCTAA